In Bythopirellula goksoeyrii, a single window of DNA contains:
- a CDS encoding class I fructose-bisphosphate aldolase, giving the protein MDGREIRLQRLVGEGRAVIIAFDHGLFDGPISGLEDLTTIERKINSVVDAVLLAPGMMRRCSGVFSHPKRPLAMVRLNWNTVYCFRFGYREAKSVLMFSPEDALREGMDIALVSLTLQTGCEERDAANVEVFSKLTNDCHRLGIPVVGEYFPTGHVEMTPDQLHSDVLVGSRIVAELGADAIKTFNTCRFQEVTSSCPVPVFGLGAEKLPTQREALELAEAEVQAGAGGVVFGRNAIQVPNPQAFQAALCEVVKDSVRVNDVVNKYDLS; this is encoded by the coding sequence ATGGACGGACGTGAAATAAGATTGCAACGACTCGTCGGCGAAGGACGCGCAGTCATCATTGCTTTTGACCATGGCTTATTCGACGGTCCCATCTCCGGACTCGAAGACCTCACGACAATTGAGAGGAAAATCAACTCAGTTGTGGACGCAGTTTTGTTGGCCCCAGGCATGATGCGTCGTTGTAGTGGAGTGTTTTCTCATCCAAAGCGTCCCTTGGCAATGGTTCGCTTGAACTGGAACACGGTATATTGCTTTAGATTCGGTTATCGAGAGGCAAAAAGCGTGCTTATGTTTTCACCCGAGGATGCATTGCGCGAAGGGATGGACATCGCACTGGTCTCCTTGACATTGCAAACGGGTTGTGAAGAACGAGACGCCGCCAATGTGGAAGTATTTTCCAAGCTGACCAACGATTGCCATCGACTTGGCATTCCAGTGGTCGGCGAGTACTTTCCTACGGGGCACGTGGAGATGACGCCCGATCAATTGCACTCCGACGTTTTGGTGGGGAGCCGGATAGTTGCAGAACTGGGAGCTGATGCGATCAAGACTTTTAATACGTGTCGTTTTCAGGAAGTGACCTCTAGTTGCCCTGTCCCTGTATTTGGATTGGGAGCAGAAAAGTTGCCTACGCAACGAGAGGCATTGGAACTGGCGGAAGCAGAAGTTCAAGCTGGCGCGGGTGGGGTAGTTTTTGGTCGCAACGCGATTCAAGTGCCCAATCCCCAGGCATTTCAAGCGGCGTTGTGCGAAGTAGTCAAAGATTCAGTAAGGGTTAACGATGTCGTCAACAAGTACGATCTATCCTAG
- a CDS encoding Gfo/Idh/MocA family protein — translation MNKYTLPDDRAGRCEIRPSGETSAASSRREFLKSSVAATAAIGTMASPGHAHTAGDDKLKVGLIGCGGRGTGAAIDALHADPRAEITALGDTFIDRIQGCLSSLLEDEEVSGRVAVNEDHQFVGFDAYKQVIDSGVDVVLLATSPHFRPQHLEYAIEKGKHCFVEKPVAVDVPGVLRVEQACKSAKEKSLSVVSGLCWRYDKGVQATMDKIANDSIGDIISIESTYNGFQIAHRGNNPDLSQMENQIRNWYHFAWLSGDHIVEQAVHSLDKSAWLLGDAHPLRAFGTGGRQQRVEKKYGNIYDHHTVFFEFPNDVKVFFTCRQQDNTTPRVDELVLGSEGQALILRNQIRGKETWKYRGPKPSMYRVEHEELFNSIRNSDPINDGHHMCNSTLMGILGRNCTYTGQEITWDQLMQSTERLGPEDYQWGDVSVAPVAIPGITQFS, via the coding sequence ATGAATAAGTACACTCTGCCTGATGATCGAGCTGGGAGGTGCGAAATACGCCCTTCAGGAGAAACTAGTGCGGCAAGCTCACGTCGCGAGTTTCTCAAATCTTCGGTGGCTGCTACGGCTGCCATAGGAACTATGGCTTCCCCTGGCCACGCACATACGGCTGGCGACGACAAGCTGAAAGTTGGGCTTATTGGCTGCGGAGGCCGAGGGACCGGGGCTGCCATTGATGCTCTTCACGCAGATCCACGTGCAGAAATTACCGCACTTGGCGACACATTTATCGATCGTATTCAAGGATGCCTTTCTAGCCTTTTGGAGGACGAGGAAGTATCAGGCCGTGTTGCTGTAAATGAGGATCACCAGTTTGTTGGTTTTGATGCCTATAAGCAAGTCATTGACAGCGGTGTCGATGTGGTGCTGTTAGCCACTTCACCACATTTCCGTCCCCAGCATCTGGAATATGCAATTGAGAAAGGAAAGCATTGCTTTGTGGAAAAACCAGTAGCGGTCGATGTTCCAGGAGTTCTGAGAGTAGAGCAGGCCTGCAAATCGGCCAAAGAAAAGAGCCTTTCTGTTGTTTCTGGATTGTGTTGGCGCTATGACAAGGGTGTTCAAGCCACCATGGATAAAATTGCCAATGACTCCATCGGTGACATCATCTCAATTGAATCGACCTACAACGGATTTCAAATTGCTCACCGAGGCAATAATCCCGATTTGAGTCAGATGGAGAACCAGATTCGCAACTGGTACCACTTCGCTTGGCTGTCGGGAGACCACATTGTGGAACAAGCAGTTCACAGCCTTGACAAATCGGCCTGGCTGCTTGGAGATGCCCATCCCTTGCGGGCCTTTGGGACAGGGGGCCGCCAACAGCGAGTCGAGAAAAAGTACGGTAACATATACGATCATCATACGGTCTTTTTTGAGTTTCCTAACGACGTCAAAGTTTTCTTTACGTGTCGTCAACAAGACAATACGACACCACGAGTTGATGAACTCGTGCTAGGTTCTGAGGGACAAGCCTTGATTCTTAGGAATCAGATTCGAGGAAAAGAAACCTGGAAGTATCGCGGCCCCAAGCCAAGTATGTACCGCGTTGAACACGAGGAGCTTTTCAATAGCATTCGCAATAGTGACCCCATCAACGATGGACATCACATGTGCAACAGCACTTTGATGGGAATCTTGGGCCGGAATTGCACCTATACGGGCCAAGAAATCACCTGGGATCAGTTGATGCAAAGCACCGAACGCTTGGGGCCTGAGGACTATCAGTGGGGAGATGTGTCGGTAGCTCCAGTGGCAATTCCTGGGATTACTCAGTTTTCTTAA
- a CDS encoding DeoR/GlpR family DNA-binding transcription regulator, translated as MPRSSAQGSKRRNQLANLLKAQENVSTSELANRFQVSEMTIRRDLKQLQNEGIALPYYGGALAAQRITFEFEFDVSHRTHLAQKKRIARTAASQVKARQTLFLDTGTTTLELAKSLAQSDVEMTVITASLVIASELWARGNIRLQLLGGQVRGGNPDLAGPLTEIMLERLTADVAFLGSDGVDPERGSFASDVETARIAERMGACSKQTIVICDSSKLGRTGAVRCLKIDEIDMLITDKGANASLVRQLTDRRVKVKRA; from the coding sequence ATGCCTAGGAGTTCCGCCCAAGGGAGCAAGCGTCGCAATCAGTTGGCAAATCTGCTGAAGGCCCAAGAAAACGTCTCGACATCCGAATTGGCAAATCGCTTTCAAGTTAGCGAAATGACGATTCGCCGGGACTTGAAGCAGTTGCAAAATGAAGGGATTGCCTTGCCGTATTACGGAGGTGCGCTGGCGGCTCAACGTATTACGTTTGAATTTGAGTTCGATGTTTCACATCGGACGCACTTGGCACAGAAAAAGCGTATCGCTCGGACAGCTGCCTCCCAGGTGAAGGCAAGGCAAACGCTTTTTCTGGATACAGGTACGACAACACTTGAATTGGCAAAATCGCTCGCCCAATCTGATGTCGAGATGACAGTGATCACGGCCAGTTTGGTTATCGCGAGTGAGCTTTGGGCGAGAGGAAACATTCGCTTGCAATTGCTGGGAGGACAGGTTCGAGGAGGGAATCCAGATTTAGCTGGGCCTCTCACGGAAATTATGCTGGAGCGATTAACAGCTGATGTCGCCTTCCTGGGAAGCGACGGAGTCGATCCCGAACGAGGTAGTTTTGCCAGCGATGTTGAAACAGCTCGCATTGCTGAACGAATGGGCGCCTGCTCCAAGCAAACGATTGTCATTTGCGACAGTTCAAAGCTAGGGCGTACTGGAGCAGTTCGTTGCTTGAAGATCGATGAGATCGATATGCTGATCACAGATAAAGGTGCTAATGCCTCATTGGTGAGGCAACTAACAGACCGACGCGTCAAAGTGAAACGTGCTTAA
- a CDS encoding 3-keto-disaccharide hydrolase, protein MIHGATCSKLGRNRWPTLLMATGFLSVLSFEQQSIYAEEGTSTSRNSGSIQNAFGSRAFIDGKGESWIGLEEKDFVNVNCSPDTWAWDGNLVHCTGDPIGILRSATKYTNFELVLEWCHLKSAGNSGVFIWIPAESIVDLEPNQLPAGIEIQILDHGYKVNYEKAHNTKVDWFSTHGDVFPVGTAAMKPFPPVSPNGVRSFPSKNLSHGHGTWNNYYIRCINGEIRLWVNGEEVSGGNDCVPRSGYIALESEGSPIDFRNIRIRELP, encoded by the coding sequence ATGATTCATGGAGCAACCTGCTCGAAACTTGGTCGAAACCGATGGCCGACGTTATTGATGGCTACCGGTTTCCTGTCGGTGTTGAGTTTTGAACAGCAATCGATCTATGCGGAGGAAGGCACTAGTACTTCTCGAAATTCAGGCAGCATACAGAATGCATTTGGCTCGCGTGCGTTTATCGATGGAAAAGGAGAGAGTTGGATTGGCCTAGAAGAGAAGGATTTTGTCAACGTAAATTGCTCTCCGGACACCTGGGCATGGGATGGAAATCTGGTGCATTGCACGGGAGATCCAATTGGAATCCTTCGATCGGCAACGAAGTACACGAATTTTGAGTTGGTGTTGGAATGGTGCCACCTGAAATCAGCAGGCAACTCTGGCGTGTTCATTTGGATTCCCGCAGAGTCCATCGTAGATCTAGAACCTAATCAACTACCAGCGGGGATAGAGATTCAAATCCTAGATCATGGCTACAAAGTTAACTACGAAAAAGCCCACAACACAAAAGTCGATTGGTTCTCGACGCATGGCGATGTATTTCCTGTCGGAACTGCTGCCATGAAGCCATTTCCACCGGTCTCTCCGAATGGTGTGCGCAGCTTCCCTTCCAAGAACCTATCCCACGGACATGGCACTTGGAATAACTACTACATTCGCTGTATCAATGGAGAAATACGATTATGGGTGAACGGCGAAGAAGTCTCCGGGGGAAATGATTGTGTCCCGCGAAGTGGCTATATTGCACTGGAATCGGAAGGTTCACCCATCGATTTTAGAAACATTCGCATTCGTGAACTTCCTTAG